From the genome of Candidatus Defluviilinea proxima:
GTTTGGGTCACGTCGCATCTGGCGCAGAATGTCGAGTCCGGAGATCTCAGGCATCATGATGTCAAGCAACACGATGTCGGGTTTATCGGCTGTCATCATAGAGATGGCGGGTACGCTCTTAGATGTTTTGAGCACGCGAAAACCACTGACGCGCATCATCTCTCCGAACAGTTCAGCGGCATCTTCTTCATCTTCAATAATCAAAACAGTTTT
Proteins encoded in this window:
- a CDS encoding response regulator, whose product is MTKKTVLIIEDEEDAAELFGEMMRVSGFRVLKTSKSVPAISMMTADKPDIVLLDIMMPEISGLDILRQMRRDPNLANIPVIVVTAKSMPADIKNGMEAGASTYLTKPVGFQELKEAVERSLGSPT